In Trichocoleus sp., the following are encoded in one genomic region:
- a CDS encoding AAA family ATPase: MIPSQPNLFEPQAPLAARMRPRSLDEFVGQDHILGEGRLLRRAIQADQLSSLIFYGPPGTGKTTLARIIANTTHAYFISLNAVLAGVKEIREAIGTAQEKRDKLHQKTILFVDEVHRFNKSQQDALLPWVENGTVILIGATTENPYFEVNKALVSRSRIFQLKPLTSADLYRVVEQTLQDSDRGYGNLKVQIEPDAVDHLVNVANGDARALLNALELAVETTPPTAKGVIHISLDVAEQSIQQRAVLYDKEGDVHFDTISAFIKSVRGSDPDAALYWLARMVYAGEDPRFILRRLLILASEDVGLADPQAIGVVNACAAAFDRVGLPEGRYPLAQATLYLATAPKSNSVMGFFDALASVEKQREAEVPSHLRDANRDKHSFGHGAGYLYPHAYRDHWVAQQYLPRSLQGQLFYQPSDQGYEAQVQQQVIRQREAQLAAMVEGIGIALPEVLTFSPPNLTIDRWFQRTLSQTGEQLGLLRDRLFDLAMPQRHHVILDANAGTGLLLWEAMRRVPEGGVYAWVRSQQEAEALREQAEMLPEMNRPIVTVETAETAENAGQETETGVRFDRIVGRNVLLGVDKAAVVKRLVARLQPDGVIVLAEAIPRYTQRLYRLLSDHLVGAKLYQRWVKAEEGIYQEPQDAWVNWDQEDLGSLFQTVGLEAQVQVERTKTDLQITPALLDRWFNPGQIKPSYVDRLSSVLTQADLNQIQKMMRQQLSNQVVSWEGAIGFVQAVSQGGELKSGKEP; the protein is encoded by the coding sequence ATGATCCCTTCTCAGCCCAATTTATTTGAACCTCAAGCCCCACTTGCTGCTCGAATGCGACCCCGATCGCTGGATGAGTTTGTTGGGCAAGATCATATTTTGGGAGAAGGGCGGCTGTTGCGACGGGCAATCCAGGCAGACCAGCTATCCTCGCTGATTTTTTATGGACCTCCGGGAACGGGTAAAACGACGCTAGCGCGGATTATTGCCAATACGACCCATGCCTATTTCATTTCGCTGAATGCTGTCCTGGCAGGCGTGAAAGAGATTCGAGAGGCGATCGGCACGGCACAAGAGAAACGCGACAAGCTGCACCAGAAAACCATTTTGTTTGTGGATGAGGTGCATCGGTTCAACAAATCTCAGCAAGATGCGCTCTTGCCCTGGGTGGAAAATGGCACTGTTATTTTGATTGGGGCAACGACCGAAAACCCCTATTTTGAAGTGAACAAAGCGCTGGTGAGCCGATCGCGGATTTTCCAGCTCAAACCACTGACGTCAGCAGATTTGTATCGAGTTGTCGAACAGACTTTGCAAGATAGCGATCGTGGCTATGGCAATCTCAAGGTACAAATTGAACCTGACGCGGTTGATCATCTGGTCAATGTGGCAAATGGTGATGCGCGAGCGTTATTGAATGCTCTGGAACTGGCAGTTGAGACGACACCACCCACAGCAAAAGGAGTGATTCACATTTCCCTGGATGTGGCAGAACAATCGATTCAACAGCGAGCGGTGCTGTATGACAAAGAGGGAGATGTCCACTTTGATACAATCAGTGCCTTCATTAAAAGCGTGCGGGGTTCTGACCCAGATGCAGCGCTTTATTGGTTGGCGCGAATGGTCTATGCAGGAGAAGATCCGCGATTTATTTTGCGGCGGTTGCTCATTCTAGCCAGTGAGGATGTTGGTTTAGCAGACCCACAAGCGATCGGGGTGGTGAATGCCTGTGCGGCTGCGTTCGATCGAGTGGGGCTACCAGAAGGACGCTATCCGCTGGCGCAAGCAACGCTCTATCTGGCAACGGCTCCCAAGTCAAACAGCGTGATGGGCTTTTTTGATGCCCTGGCAAGCGTGGAAAAACAGCGAGAGGCTGAGGTTCCGAGTCACTTGCGGGATGCCAACCGGGATAAACACAGCTTTGGACATGGCGCGGGCTATCTGTATCCACATGCCTATCGGGATCATTGGGTGGCACAGCAATACTTGCCCCGCAGTCTTCAGGGTCAATTGTTTTATCAGCCTTCTGACCAGGGATATGAAGCACAAGTTCAGCAGCAGGTAATCCGACAGCGAGAAGCACAGCTTGCGGCAATGGTGGAAGGAATAGGAATAGCGTTGCCCGAAGTGCTAACCTTTAGCCCCCCCAATTTGACGATCGATCGCTGGTTTCAGCGTACCTTGAGCCAAACCGGAGAACAGTTAGGGCTGCTCCGCGATCGGTTGTTTGATCTGGCAATGCCGCAGCGACATCATGTGATTTTGGATGCGAATGCGGGAACTGGACTGCTGCTGTGGGAAGCGATGCGGCGCGTTCCAGAAGGTGGTGTTTATGCTTGGGTTCGTAGCCAGCAAGAGGCAGAGGCACTTCGAGAACAGGCGGAAATGCTGCCGGAGATGAATCGTCCGATCGTGACAGTAGAAACGGCAGAAACAGCAGAGAATGCAGGACAGGAAACTGAGACGGGGGTACGGTTCGATCGAATTGTGGGACGTAATGTGCTGTTAGGAGTGGACAAAGCGGCAGTGGTCAAGCGGTTGGTGGCAAGGCTACAGCCGGACGGAGTGATTGTTTTGGCAGAAGCAATTCCCCGGTATACGCAGCGGCTTTATCGGTTGCTGAGTGATCATCTGGTCGGCGCAAAGCTCTATCAGCGTTGGGTCAAGGCGGAGGAGGGGATTTATCAAGAGCCGCAGGATGCTTGGGTGAATTGGGATCAGGAGGATCTGGGTTCGCTGTTTCAAACCGTAGGTTTGGAGGCACAGGTTCAAGTCGAACGCACCAAGACAGACTTACAAATTACGCCTGCCCTGCTCGATCGCTGGTTCAACCCAGGACAGATAAAGCCAAGCTATGTCGATCGCTTGAGTTCGGTGCTGACACAGGCTGACCTTAATCAAATTCAGAAAATGATGCGGCAGCAGTTGAGCAACCAGGTTGTGTCATGGGAAGGGGCGATCGGCTTTGTGCAGGCAGTGTCTCAGGGTGGGGAATTGAAAAGCGGCAAGGAACCGTGA
- a CDS encoding peptidase S10 has translation MTDTPPPTRPSSTTEHTLSLPDRQIRYQAIAAWQTLFEKDKPAAEMFHVAYLAETDDRSQRPLTFVFNGGPGAASAYLHMGALGPKRIAFGPNGSLPKPPVRLVDNLESWLSFTDLVFIDPIGTGFSRAISPEKDSSEKSDDKPAANAQEPPKEAPFWEVERDLKALGEFMQRFLSRQKRWLSPIFIAGESYGGFRVAKLARKLQQEFGIGLSGAILISPALEFSLLEGTDYNLTTWATLLPSYAAAAAHHGLAQWAGEPGDLAAHLSAAEQFAYRTLLPLLAMGDAVPAEERQTAYQQFAGLVGLPLSLVERQAGRIGIEVFSRELLRDRRQIVGLYDASIVAIDPFPDRPYYEGSDPTLDGLDRLFTGAINSHLRDQLEVETDLTYNLLSMEVFKAWKFDMNGELKQGFVGAVDDLRVGMTLNPYMQVYITHGFFDLVTPYFASNHLTNLMKLTPEIRPNLMLKHYQGGHMFYAWDDSRQQWFTEMKGLYDRLMA, from the coding sequence ATGACTGACACCCCCCCGCCCACCCGCCCATCCAGCACCACCGAGCATACGCTCTCCCTCCCCGATCGCCAGATTCGCTATCAGGCAATTGCCGCTTGGCAAACGCTATTTGAGAAAGACAAGCCTGCTGCTGAGATGTTTCATGTCGCTTATCTGGCTGAGACAGACGATCGATCGCAGCGACCACTAACCTTTGTCTTTAATGGTGGACCCGGAGCCGCTTCAGCCTATTTGCACATGGGAGCACTGGGACCGAAACGAATTGCTTTTGGTCCGAATGGCAGCCTGCCAAAACCGCCTGTGCGTTTGGTAGACAACCTCGAAAGCTGGTTGAGCTTTACTGATTTGGTGTTTATTGACCCGATCGGGACGGGCTTTAGCCGCGCTATTTCTCCCGAAAAAGATAGTAGTGAGAAATCAGATGACAAACCTGCTGCCAATGCTCAGGAACCCCCCAAAGAAGCACCTTTTTGGGAAGTGGAGCGAGACTTGAAGGCACTGGGCGAATTTATGCAGCGGTTTCTCTCGCGCCAGAAGCGCTGGCTGTCTCCGATTTTTATTGCTGGAGAAAGCTATGGCGGCTTCCGCGTTGCTAAATTAGCCCGGAAATTGCAGCAGGAGTTTGGGATTGGGCTTTCTGGAGCAATTCTGATTTCTCCGGCTCTAGAATTCAGTTTGCTGGAAGGGACAGATTACAATCTCACAACCTGGGCAACGCTGCTTCCTTCTTATGCTGCTGCTGCTGCTCATCATGGTCTGGCGCAATGGGCAGGAGAGCCGGGAGATTTAGCGGCTCATCTGTCTGCTGCCGAACAGTTTGCTTATAGAACGCTGCTTCCCCTTTTGGCGATGGGCGATGCGGTGCCTGCTGAAGAACGGCAGACTGCCTATCAACAATTCGCAGGTTTGGTTGGTCTACCGCTGAGCCTGGTTGAACGTCAGGCTGGACGGATTGGCATCGAAGTTTTTTCGAGAGAACTGCTGCGCGATCGTCGGCAAATTGTGGGGCTATATGACGCTTCTATTGTCGCGATCGATCCGTTCCCAGATAGACCTTACTATGAAGGCAGTGACCCCACGCTAGACGGGCTCGATCGACTGTTTACGGGTGCAATTAATAGCCATCTGCGTGACCAGCTCGAAGTTGAAACAGACTTGACCTACAACCTGCTTAGCATGGAGGTCTTTAAAGCCTGGAAGTTTGATATGAATGGTGAACTGAAGCAAGGTTTTGTGGGTGCAGTCGATGATCTGCGCGTTGGCATGACGCTCAACCCCTATATGCAGGTCTACATCACGCACGGATTTTTCGATCTGGTAACGCCCTATTTCGCCTCCAACCATCTCACTAATTTGATGAAACTCACGCCAGAAATTCGTCCTAACCTGATGCTAAAACACTATCAAGGTGGACACATGTTCTATGCCTGGGATGATTCGCGGCAGCAGTGGTTCACAGAGATGAAGGGGCTGTACGATCGCCTGATGGCATAA
- a CDS encoding endonuclease/exonuclease/phosphatase family protein, with product MLNSSSRSAALTATNLLLSGRFSPTDVPIIENHQSSHAALDPTSIKVLNWNIAKNNEHPQWLADFNQLAIQGQLDLMFFQEVRLCWSGQCPLAVQGVGWNFAPNFMDVQSRSYFGVLTASNVRSLWSQSLLSQYAEPIVNTPKVALITAYPLRHSHQKLLTVNIHGINFVSTSKFKAQLHQLEKYLATAHGAMILSGDFNTWNRDRMNLLTRMTTRLGLQSVHFPDKHRLKRFWLSDPLDHIFYRGLQEKPGSAIVPPDYSSSDHCPMRVEFSVLPTPA from the coding sequence ATGTTGAATTCCTCCAGTCGATCGGCTGCACTTACTGCAACAAACCTGCTGCTCTCAGGGCGGTTTAGCCCTACGGATGTTCCCATTATTGAGAACCATCAATCCTCTCATGCAGCGCTTGATCCAACCTCAATTAAAGTGCTGAATTGGAATATCGCGAAAAATAATGAGCATCCTCAGTGGCTCGCTGATTTTAACCAGTTGGCGATTCAGGGACAACTAGACTTAATGTTTTTTCAGGAAGTGCGGCTCTGTTGGAGTGGACAATGTCCTTTAGCAGTGCAAGGGGTTGGCTGGAACTTTGCCCCCAATTTTATGGATGTTCAAAGCCGCAGCTATTTTGGGGTGTTAACTGCATCAAACGTCCGATCGCTCTGGAGCCAGTCGCTTTTGAGTCAATATGCCGAACCAATTGTCAATACGCCAAAAGTTGCGTTAATTACTGCTTATCCGTTGCGTCACTCTCATCAAAAATTGCTGACGGTCAATATCCACGGTATTAACTTTGTCAGTACGAGCAAGTTTAAGGCGCAACTGCATCAGCTTGAAAAATATTTGGCAACGGCTCACGGTGCGATGATTCTCTCTGGCGATTTCAACACCTGGAACCGCGATCGAATGAATCTTTTAACCCGGATGACCACTCGCTTAGGTTTGCAATCAGTGCATTTTCCAGATAAACATCGACTCAAACGATTCTGGTTATCTGATCCGCTCGATCATATTTTCTATCGAGGATTGCAGGAAAAACCGGGAAGTGCGATCGTACCACCAGACTATTCTTCTTCCGACCATTGCCCGATGCGGGTTGAATTTTCTGTCCTTCCAACCCCTGCTTAA
- the cls gene encoding cardiolipin synthase, which translates to MGTAQNMTLISLFVMVVHALGLLNAAHAVMNVRLSQSAIAWSISLITFPWISIPLYWVLGRSKFHGYTEAVQSAYEQYWQRVAAVSQDLQPYLASLPEPLAALQKSAEALAEIPFTSGNAATLLIDGKQTYAAMLQAIESAKDYILFQFYIINDDEIGQTFLQALVKQANQGVRVYVMYDEIGSRKITKAYLKTMQRNGIQATKFHSTKGRGNRFQFNFRNHRKILVIDGRTAFVGGFNIGDEYLGKDPKLGAWRDTHMQMQGAAVQCLQITFLKDWYWAMDDSPATNWSVMPDRQQNETIFVLPSAPAQPRETCTLFFNSVFNLARSRLWIASPYFVPDEPTLAALKMAALRGVDVRIILPNRPDHLIVYLCSFSYYNELKTAGIKLYRYKTGFMHQKVMLVDDAIAAVGTVNLDNRSFHLNFEVMAFVTAGQFIQQVETMLKTDLENARLVDYADYHKKSLGFRLAVHIARLMAPLQ; encoded by the coding sequence ATGGGAACGGCTCAGAACATGACGCTGATTAGCTTATTCGTTATGGTCGTTCATGCGTTAGGACTTCTGAATGCTGCTCATGCTGTCATGAATGTTCGGCTGTCGCAGAGTGCAATTGCCTGGAGCATTTCGCTCATCACCTTCCCCTGGATCAGCATTCCGCTATATTGGGTTTTGGGTCGCAGCAAATTTCACGGCTATACCGAGGCAGTGCAGAGCGCCTACGAGCAATATTGGCAAAGAGTCGCAGCCGTTTCTCAAGATCTCCAGCCTTATCTAGCTTCCTTGCCCGAACCGCTGGCAGCACTGCAAAAATCAGCTGAAGCATTAGCAGAGATTCCATTTACATCCGGCAATGCAGCAACGCTGTTGATCGACGGGAAACAAACTTATGCAGCAATGTTGCAGGCGATCGAGTCTGCTAAAGACTATATTTTATTTCAATTTTATATCATCAATGATGATGAAATTGGACAAACTTTTTTACAGGCATTAGTCAAGCAAGCAAATCAAGGCGTGCGCGTTTATGTCATGTATGACGAGATTGGATCGCGCAAAATAACTAAAGCCTATCTCAAAACAATGCAGCGAAATGGCATTCAAGCGACCAAGTTTCACAGCACCAAAGGCAGAGGAAATCGCTTTCAATTCAACTTTCGCAATCACCGCAAAATTTTAGTCATTGATGGTCGCACTGCATTTGTAGGTGGATTCAATATTGGTGATGAGTATTTGGGAAAAGACCCTAAGTTGGGAGCATGGCGTGATACCCACATGCAGATGCAAGGAGCAGCCGTTCAGTGCCTCCAAATTACCTTCCTTAAAGATTGGTATTGGGCAATGGACGACAGCCCAGCAACCAACTGGTCAGTGATGCCCGATCGCCAACAAAACGAAACGATCTTTGTCCTGCCCTCTGCCCCTGCCCAACCCCGAGAAACCTGTACCCTCTTTTTTAACAGCGTCTTTAATTTGGCTCGATCGCGCCTCTGGATCGCCAGTCCCTACTTTGTCCCCGATGAACCCACCCTTGCGGCTCTGAAAATGGCAGCATTACGAGGGGTTGATGTCCGAATTATCCTGCCTAATAGACCCGATCATTTAATTGTTTATCTTTGCTCATTCTCCTACTACAACGAGTTAAAAACAGCAGGGATTAAGCTATATCGCTATAAAACAGGATTTATGCATCAAAAGGTCATGCTTGTGGATGATGCAATTGCAGCAGTGGGGACGGTTAATTTAGATAACCGATCGTTTCATCTCAACTTTGAGGTAATGGCATTTGTCACGGCTGGTCAATTTATCCAGCAGGTTGAAACAATGCTCAAAACAGATTTAGAAAATGCACGATTGGTTGATTACGCAGATTATCACAAAAAATCACTTGGCTTTAGACTTGCCGTTCACATTGCCAGGTTAATGGCTCCCTTGCAGTAA
- a CDS encoding aldo/keto reductase — MIKTIALPSGRSIPVLGLGTWMMGDQAKNRQNEIAALKHGLDLGITLIDTAEMYAEGEAERVIAEAIHDRRDSTFLVSKVYPHNASRQGVIAACERSLNRLKTDYLDLYLLHWRGSIPLSETLEAFQTLQQAGKIRDYGVSNFDKADMQEAIDLPGGTAIATNQVLYNLMRRGIEWDLRPWCREHHIPIMAYSPVEQGRLLKNQQLQSIAQQIGVTPAQVAIAWLLHQDNVIVIPKSSTIAHVEQNRAAFDLQLSPETLHQLDAIFPPPQKPVALEML, encoded by the coding sequence ATGATCAAAACAATCGCTTTACCCTCAGGTCGATCGATCCCTGTGCTTGGATTAGGAACCTGGATGATGGGCGACCAGGCTAAAAATCGCCAGAATGAAATCGCGGCTTTGAAACATGGGCTAGATCTGGGAATTACGCTAATTGATACCGCAGAAATGTATGCCGAGGGTGAGGCAGAACGAGTCATTGCAGAAGCAATCCACGATCGACGAGACTCAACCTTTCTGGTAAGTAAAGTGTATCCACACAACGCTTCGCGGCAAGGCGTCATTGCTGCCTGTGAACGAAGCCTCAACCGATTAAAAACAGATTATTTGGATCTCTATTTGCTGCACTGGCGCGGTTCCATTCCGCTATCCGAAACGCTGGAAGCATTCCAGACTCTTCAGCAAGCAGGCAAAATTCGAGATTATGGCGTCAGCAACTTCGATAAAGCCGATATGCAAGAAGCGATCGATCTCCCAGGAGGAACCGCCATTGCCACAAATCAAGTGCTTTATAACCTGATGCGACGCGGCATTGAATGGGATCTACGACCCTGGTGTCGTGAACATCACATTCCCATCATGGCGTACTCGCCCGTAGAACAGGGACGGCTCCTCAAAAATCAGCAGCTTCAATCGATCGCCCAACAAATCGGCGTTACGCCAGCCCAGGTGGCAATTGCCTGGTTATTACATCAAGACAATGTGATTGTGATTCCCAAATCCAGCACGATCGCCCATGTCGAGCAAAACCGAGCCGCATTCGATCTGCAATTAAGCCCAGAAACCTTGCACCAACTCGACGCCATTTTCCCACCCCCGCAGAAACCCGTTGCCCTGGAAATGCTGTAA
- the selD gene encoding selenide, water dikinase SelD: MQSVQPIVKDLVLIGGGHSHAIVLKQFGMKPLPGIRLTLITDVMHTPYSGMLPGYVAGLYRFDDCHIDLRPLCQFAQAQMVVDRAIGLDLTQNQVLFADRPPITFDIASIDIGSTPSAATIPGATEHSIPVKPISQFLQYWEQITAQVQADFNRPMRFAVVGGGAGGVELMLSVQTRLQQIQPTLPLEFHLFQRGNRLLPEQAASAANQLQHILIDRGVQLHLGETVTAIKASSAAKQIHCKSGLTVECDVVFWVTQAAAASWLANSGLETDDRGFIQISETLQSISHPQVFAAGDVATMVNHPRPKAGVFAVRQGKPLADNLRRALQGQALQPFIPQKQFLSLIGTGGRSAIASRSNLTIGAYPWIWQWKDRIDRRFMQKFSDLQPMMQPKESRQTEALTSPLTPAPSSSVPPSMHCAGCGSKVGSSILEKVLSRIEKTTDRPICPDILIGLDAPDDAAVLTVPSGQVMVQTLDYFRSLVNDPYLFGQIATNHCLSDLYAMNAAPHSALAIVSVPYGTADKLAETLYQLLSGATKILNQAEAPLIGGHTIEGAELAFGLSCNGLANPDRLWRKSGMQPGQALILTKPLGTGTLFAADMQLQAKGRWIEGAIDSMLQSNQAAAACFRDYSATACTDITGFGLLGHLVEMIRASQVAIELDLNALPVLDGAKATAQQGFLSSLHPQNLKAAQFIQNLKQIIHHPLYPLLFDPQTSGGLLASLPIDQATRCLQALRTSGYPHSRILGHITSSTPTPTILITS, from the coding sequence ATGCAGTCTGTTCAGCCGATCGTCAAAGATCTGGTGCTGATTGGTGGAGGTCACAGCCACGCGATCGTCCTTAAACAATTTGGCATGAAGCCTTTACCGGGCATTCGGCTGACGCTGATTACCGATGTCATGCACACTCCCTATTCTGGGATGCTGCCGGGCTACGTAGCAGGGCTATATCGCTTTGATGATTGCCATATTGATCTACGTCCGCTCTGTCAGTTTGCTCAGGCGCAAATGGTCGTCGATCGCGCCATCGGTCTAGACTTAACCCAAAACCAGGTTCTCTTTGCCGATCGTCCCCCCATCACGTTTGACATTGCCTCGATCGATATTGGCAGTACGCCATCTGCTGCAACAATTCCCGGAGCGACAGAACATTCAATTCCGGTGAAACCAATCTCGCAGTTTCTCCAATATTGGGAACAGATCACTGCTCAGGTGCAAGCAGATTTCAATCGTCCAATGCGGTTTGCCGTGGTCGGGGGTGGCGCAGGGGGGGTCGAACTCATGCTGTCCGTTCAGACCAGATTGCAGCAAATTCAACCTACTCTCCCGCTAGAATTCCATCTGTTTCAGCGAGGCAACCGCCTCCTGCCCGAACAAGCTGCCTCAGCCGCAAACCAACTTCAGCACATTTTGATCGATCGCGGCGTTCAATTGCATTTAGGCGAAACGGTCACTGCGATCAAAGCTTCATCTGCTGCAAAACAAATTCACTGCAAATCCGGCTTAACGGTCGAATGTGATGTTGTCTTTTGGGTAACTCAAGCGGCAGCGGCTTCCTGGCTTGCCAATTCTGGGCTAGAAACAGACGATCGCGGCTTCATTCAAATCAGCGAAACCCTGCAATCCATCTCTCATCCGCAAGTCTTTGCCGCCGGAGATGTCGCAACGATGGTCAATCATCCTCGTCCGAAGGCAGGCGTGTTTGCAGTGCGACAGGGCAAGCCCCTCGCTGACAATCTCCGTCGCGCCCTTCAAGGTCAAGCTCTACAGCCATTCATTCCACAAAAACAATTTCTTAGCTTAATTGGCACAGGCGGTCGATCGGCAATTGCATCACGCAGTAATTTGACGATCGGTGCCTATCCCTGGATCTGGCAGTGGAAAGACCGAATCGATCGACGGTTTATGCAGAAGTTTTCTGATCTTCAACCGATGATGCAGCCAAAGGAAAGCAGACAAACAGAAGCTTTAACCTCTCCCCTCACCCCTGCTCCTTCTTCTTCCGTCCCACCCTCTATGCATTGTGCTGGTTGTGGTTCAAAAGTTGGCAGTTCCATCCTAGAAAAAGTCCTTAGCCGGATTGAGAAGACAACCGATCGCCCAATTTGTCCTGACATTTTGATTGGTCTAGACGCACCAGATGATGCCGCCGTGCTGACTGTTCCATCTGGACAGGTCATGGTACAAACCCTTGATTACTTTCGATCGCTGGTGAATGATCCCTACCTATTTGGACAAATTGCCACAAACCACTGTTTGAGCGATCTCTATGCAATGAATGCAGCGCCTCACAGTGCTCTGGCAATCGTTTCCGTTCCTTATGGGACAGCAGATAAATTAGCCGAAACCCTATATCAGCTGCTCTCCGGTGCAACCAAAATCTTGAATCAGGCAGAGGCTCCATTAATTGGTGGACATACGATCGAAGGGGCAGAACTTGCTTTTGGTCTAAGCTGTAACGGGCTGGCAAACCCCGATCGACTCTGGCGCAAATCTGGAATGCAACCGGGACAAGCTCTAATTCTCACCAAACCCCTGGGAACCGGAACCTTATTTGCCGCAGATATGCAGCTTCAGGCAAAAGGACGCTGGATCGAAGGGGCGATCGACTCGATGCTGCAGTCCAATCAAGCCGCAGCAGCCTGTTTTCGAGACTATAGCGCAACTGCCTGCACCGATATCACCGGATTCGGGCTACTAGGACATCTCGTCGAAATGATCCGCGCCTCCCAAGTGGCGATCGAGCTAGACCTGAATGCCCTCCCCGTCCTTGATGGTGCTAAAGCAACGGCTCAGCAAGGCTTCCTCAGTTCCCTTCATCCCCAAAATCTCAAAGCCGCCCAATTCATTCAAAACCTGAAACAAATCATTCACCATCCCCTCTACCCCCTCCTCTTCGACCCCCAAACTTCCGGCGGGCTTCTCGCAAGCCTACCGATCGATCAAGCAACCCGCTGTCTGCAGGCTCTCCGCACCTCCGGCTACCCTCACTCCCGCATCCTCGGTCACATCACGTCTTCCACGCCCACTCCCACCATCCTCATTACTTCCTAG
- a CDS encoding ATP-binding protein, with product MVLAPVVLTSPYPIGTVKGPGENGNQYVFITADNRQVKIGEFVYYEAKTKQNNGSQPEVLQILGKISARCLIDHLPDRIFADTEISPEAIAALVGFVHPNPEIYEVTVDVIGYFHAALGFMNPRMTADPGAKVYLASDESLRQVLSKKQPEEVGSAYIGSLLLREPGAVPIALDVKELVSTHMAILAGTGSGKSYTAGVLVEELLLPHNRAAVLIFDPHGEYGTLADMRGHPAFQAEDGYAPKVKVLSPDDVRIRISSLDYYDILTLLPEMSDRQQSILNKAFLIVKKHKYGDYRWGVSDLIAAVFEADRTQDDEGNEKVGSSAPAIEWKLEKLARSRYFDTMDHLSPRDLFEPGQVTVLQMNEISQEEQQVICAAVLRQANQARMNTQKELITPDDENYLPYPVFILVEEAHRYAPSHEPSRCKMILRTILSEGRKFGLGVGLITQRPGKLDSDVLSQCMSQFIMRIVNPVDQDSLKYGVEAAGRDLLKELPALTKGQVIISGNCVNTPVLCQVRKRITTHGGETLNAPAMWQQYFQAHQVESRKIEQAPVAGRSRGKTFKGVSIE from the coding sequence CCGTTGTGCTTACTTCTCCCTATCCGATCGGCACTGTGAAAGGTCCCGGTGAAAACGGCAATCAGTATGTCTTTATTACTGCTGACAACCGTCAGGTTAAAATCGGTGAGTTTGTCTACTATGAAGCCAAGACGAAGCAAAACAATGGTTCTCAGCCAGAGGTATTGCAGATTCTCGGTAAAATTTCTGCCCGCTGCTTGATTGACCATTTGCCCGATCGCATCTTTGCCGATACAGAGATCAGCCCTGAAGCCATTGCAGCTCTGGTGGGTTTTGTCCATCCCAATCCAGAAATCTATGAAGTGACGGTGGATGTGATTGGCTATTTCCACGCAGCACTCGGCTTTATGAATCCGCGGATGACGGCTGATCCGGGCGCAAAGGTTTATTTAGCCAGTGATGAGAGCCTGAGACAGGTTTTAAGCAAAAAACAGCCAGAAGAAGTGGGGTCTGCCTATATTGGGTCGTTGTTGCTGCGAGAACCGGGAGCCGTACCGATCGCGCTAGACGTGAAAGAACTCGTCAGTACGCATATGGCAATCCTGGCAGGAACTGGCTCTGGTAAGTCTTACACGGCAGGCGTATTAGTGGAAGAACTGCTTTTACCGCATAACCGAGCCGCTGTACTGATTTTTGATCCGCATGGTGAGTATGGCACGTTAGCGGATATGCGCGGACATCCTGCCTTTCAAGCAGAAGATGGCTATGCTCCCAAAGTGAAGGTGTTATCGCCAGATGATGTGCGGATTCGGATCTCCTCGCTGGACTATTACGATATTCTGACTTTGCTCCCGGAGATGAGCGATCGGCAGCAGTCGATTCTCAACAAAGCCTTTTTGATTGTCAAAAAACACAAATATGGCGACTATCGCTGGGGCGTATCAGATCTGATTGCAGCCGTGTTTGAAGCCGATCGCACCCAGGACGACGAAGGCAATGAAAAGGTGGGTTCCTCTGCCCCGGCGATTGAATGGAAGCTGGAAAAGCTGGCACGATCGCGCTATTTTGACACGATGGATCACCTCTCGCCCAGAGATTTGTTTGAGCCAGGGCAAGTGACGGTGCTGCAAATGAATGAGATTAGCCAGGAAGAACAGCAGGTGATCTGTGCGGCTGTACTGCGGCAGGCAAACCAGGCAAGGATGAATACGCAGAAAGAATTGATTACCCCTGATGATGAGAATTACCTGCCTTATCCGGTGTTCATTCTGGTTGAGGAAGCCCATCGCTATGCCCCTTCGCATGAACCCTCGCGCTGTAAGATGATCCTCCGCACGATTTTAAGTGAAGGACGCAAATTTGGTTTGGGTGTTGGGTTGATCACTCAGCGTCCGGGCAAGCTGGATTCGGATGTGCTGTCCCAATGTATGAGCCAGTTCATTATGCGGATTGTCAATCCGGTGGATCAGGACAGCCTCAAATATGGGGTGGAGGCAGCCGGACGCGATTTGCTGAAGGAATTGCCTGCTTTGACAAAAGGACAGGTCATTATTTCAGGAAACTGTGTCAATACGCCAGTGCTTTGCCAGGTGCGGAAGCGAATCACGACTCATGGCGGCGAAACTCTCAACGCTCCGGCAATGTGGCAGCAATATTTTCAGGCTCATCAGGTCGAATCGCGCAAAATTGAGCAGGCTCCTGTTGCCGGTCGATCGCGCGGGAAGACGTTTAAGGGGGTGAGTATTGAATAG